A region of the Ctenopharyngodon idella isolate HZGC_01 chromosome 2, HZGC01, whole genome shotgun sequence genome:
TGATTGTGAAAATGTTTGTGGTGGAGCAGACTGCTTATCACTGATTTCTTGTTTTCTCTGTTGTCTTTCAGAGCTCAAAGAGGAACGGAGACTCATTCAAAGGGATCTGAACATCAAGAGTTTAATAAGCTGCTCCTACAACACAATTAATCAGAGTACCAGAAACTCACAAATCCATGCAAGGTCAGATCATCTTTCTACAATAATGCTTAATATCTAACTTGAGGAAAATACACAGTCATGTAGTTGATCCAAGGTTCTTTTGGCTTAAATGTagtattgcttttttttttaaagggagaTGAGTGAAATTGCACTTTCTGCAAATGATTCAGAAAGACCAACATTTCCTCATTTGAAACCCTGTCCACCCAGAGACACAAACCACATCAGGAGCAATCTACCACTAATGAGCTCTCCAAGCGCTGAATCCACGAGACATACTTCTGCTTTGGAACAAGGAGACAAAGAGTGCAAGTACAGAGGACATTCAGTAAGAGCTTCAGCCTTCAGACTGGTACCAGCAGCCTCAGTCAGAGCATCTGGAGCCGTCAAAGACTTCCTTCTAAAGATGGAGGTGACCAGAAACGGTGACCTAGACCGTTTCCAGCCCGCTCCTCCTGCAGTGCAGAGAACAGCCAGCAGGGGGAGAAACAGACACCTGTGTATTCCCCAGCCCGACAGTCTGCTCAGCTCTCTGTGAGAATCACTGTATGCGGGTCAGCTGGACATTTCAGTTCAAGTATGTTTTAATTGTTTgtcattaaaacactttttttttttttttttccaggaaaaaaaacacagcccTTACCCATAGAGATAAAACACAAACCACAAGTTgatctttaaaataaactttatttaccATTTCAAATTGAACAGTTTAAGATATACAGCTGACATGACTAAGACAATTTCAATGAAGTTTGGCCCTAAAATGGAAAAGACATGGTTAGATATGTTTGATAAAGTACTGAGCTCATGTCATTGTCCTTGTCTTTCTACTTCACTGTTTTATATTGCCATGAGCAgcacaagtacacacacactattGTGATGACATCTCTTCTTTTAGGATACAGGACATGGGAGAGACAGGTTTCATTTTTTGCAGTTATGTATTATTTTCTGTTGTCTTCAAACacgtatatataatatatatttataaagtgcCGTAACAACATGAAAATACATGATGCTGTTTTGAATAACATTTCGGTAAGTACAGTAAATGAAAAACTTCACAGTTTCATTTCAGATGTGCTGATTCTGTTTATAGTTTACTTTATCCAGCCACAAAATTGTGCTCAGTAGATATTACCATCTAGAACCTAGAGgtatttatgtgcatttttcccACCAAAttctagtatttttgttttgcttgttcTAAACACAGCCCCGTCATGTCATTTTACAAACTAATTGCTGAGGGCCAAGTCAAATTAGGAGCGAAGTCCATTTAAAAGTGTTTGGTTTTTTCCTTTCCAATAGCAGATTGACATGAcatgttaatataaaataaaaatttccaaACTATTAATACAGTTTGAAATTATTCAAAGATCAGCATACATGTTAAAACGTTCTTTCAAGGCAATCAAATGTgctttctctgtttcttttttacATTGTGCAGAATACATGAAACTGTGAATGAAATGTCCTTAAAGGGTTTTGCAGCACTACAAATACACTTGTTTACAATACTGAGATGAAGATATAACATTGTTGGCTTTAGACTGTGTCCTTTCTCATCAATAAACGATTTCTGTTTGACCAGACACTCGTGTAAAAAGCATTCCTGTATTTTTCAAGTTTCAGTCCAAAGCCATTGTTTGGCAATGTGTTTGAGATCAGCTGGCTTGAGGTTTTGGGGGAAAAGAGTGTAGTGTCACTGAACATAGCTAAAAATGATTACAACTGatgataaaatacagttttagtactataaaaataaaaaggaaaaatctcTTAGAAAGGTAGATTTCTGTTAAATGGCAAAAATGGATAATTACATACTGATTAAAATTACGACATCAATAGTGACACTAACATGAACTAGGTTTGACTCAGAACGTCCACTACACAGAGCACTCTGTACACATAACATTAGCTACGTTACCAcaagaaaaagtaaaaacaactaaaaatgaacCCCACTACAGCAACCCACCctgataaaaacagaaaacacaaacatcagttgattttttgtcttttttttcttttctttttttacattactGTACAACGGAGAGAGAGGACTAATAGAGGTGTGGAACAGTGCAAGAACAGCACTGATGCATAACATGTCTACTGTTATATAAAGAGTTTGCATGTCAAGGTCTGTTCGCATTGCAGTACCTAGAGACAGACACATGGACTTCATGCCACGTTCAAGGTCTGAGGACCAAACATCAGACAAACGAGAGGGCTTCAATCTTGTGCATTCACATTTGCGACAGCGATTAATTATACTGCAGCTACTGTGCACGTAGCCAGCTAAAGTGAACCAGTAAATAAAAGTGCTATTAGTCTCACGACACCTAAATTGCTGCTCTAATCTACTGCACCCGCTGTCTAACAGGGGAAAAGCTAGAGTCTGTGACCTGCATGTATGGTTGTGCTATGACCTCACAAAGACCAATGAACCTCTAACTACTCCCCTGAGTGTCTGATATCTCCTGTTAGGCAGCAGggttacttttatttttgttgcatctctcaatttttttttcttctctctggctactttttaaagttagattttgttttgtatatttttggataaaatcttatatatatatatatatatatatatatatatatatatcttaccttcatgcaaagattaattaaatgtacatataacaATGATCTAGACTATTATGCCATCAGATTTAGAATACTGACTTTATCTGTGACCTGATCCGTCATTTTGAGTCGTTTTTCACCCAGAAGCacatgagttttatgaactaaatgaaaatatctataaaaatgattatatataattatgtttatGCTGAGTTATAATTAAATGGTCTGTCAAAAACACTTGTTTTGACATCAAGTTTCCAAACAATTTCAggcatttttttaatagattttagaGATTAGtcaaagtaataaaaacatcaataaCATGTTACGTAAAATTTAATGAATTTAggtatgatttttttcccccaactaACTTTATTAACAAGCAATAAACACTGACAtgactttcctgaggtaaatgtagtCAGGTGATGTTTGTTCACGAGCTGTTTTATTAACGTCTTTCCGCAATTGAAACACGATTACATGAGAGACGATAcgttcggtaagttgtactgtatctttcaacatatctTCTGattagggtgaccatatgtcATGTTTTTCCCGGGACAGTCCCGTATTTCAGCTTCAGTCCCgtatttttagaaaaaatacaatttctttttattaagaaaaaaaacatgttttgtcccgTATTTCATCTTTCCTAAAATTTCGTTACTACTGATAGAATGAGTAGTGTTCTGTCACGCGAGAACAGCCCTATCAAATTCGTCACAGAACAATCaaaattcgttatcgattaccTTGCCGTTAGTGAAGGctggataggcggaatcgcgctgaatgacacaccagaagcgctctctcgcgcgcgcgcgcgctctctctctctctctctctctctctctctttccttgcgCGCGattccagttctctcagacagcgatcggttctccttgcgcctgaatggtcagatgcacacatagttgccaaaatgtccatcgtgtggagtatctcatgtaaatacagtcggttatggcttaagtggacgtaaacaggtagGTGAAAACCGGAtttgtgtcagtatattacattCATGAATTCggccttaaagggacagtagcctaattaaatatttgtctgtcattaatgttaatcaaacaacaaaatatgttaaataaatgtatacatggtaaacaaacctactgtatctgaaaaacaagtttattcaaTTTTGTATCTCTattgtatttgttgtattgtttgtaaacttctatttttaatattatatatatatatatatatatatatatatatatataaaaaacaataattaccatgaaataaaatttctcatattacaaataaaatggtcatattgcccaccctTTGCTCACCCGTCCCGTATTCTACCATGAGAAATATGGTCACCCTACTTCTGATGTGTATTCctgctataactagtagtaaagaggaagaaacGATCCGTTCACTCGCGATCCGTGTTGCCATTTGAATTAAGTCAACTGCAGCGATCTGTCAGGCTACAttaaagagcgtcaaaacgACATTTGttaaatttcataataaaatgaagCCAATATGAAAACTGAGACTTTCTATGTATTATTGGTATTTTCTCCTCACAATCACATTTTTCCACAAACGCCTCATTCCGACTCAAAATGACAGAAGCAGCATGTCACAAATGTATTGCGTTTCTCCTTGCACAACGCAGAAGAGAAAAACCAATACTACTTTCACTTAACTATACACAGTGATTCGTCATTTATTCAGAAGTCTCAATACGTGACGCGTCAGCACATTAGCAGCTATATTGCTAGACTCCCTATTGAAAGGCGTCAGGCAACATCCCAGACAAATTCACAGTGTAACCAGGACTCTCTATCCATGTATATGTGCCACTGCAACCATATGCATCCTAAGTAGGGGGCCTTGTTGATACATCACTGGAATGATACGATAAGCAGCATCTAGCCATACCAACTACCAAGCTCTCAATCCGAGTATCTCCCCTCCCTATTGCCTACAAAACGAAACAACACCTAATATGCTGTGGTTTCTATTGTAAAAATCAGATGGTTTGACCTATTATTTGTCTCGCAAGTCTATTTCATGTTATTCACAATAATAAGGAGGACAAACTGCTGACTACCCATCAATTACACTAACCACAGTGATTGTGACTGATGCTACGTTTACCTCTGATCATTCTGCAAGCAACCTTAACCCTTATTCGATCACACAACTGCTTGGCTCAGCACAGCCAGATGCCTTTAAATGACACATACACACCGGTTCAAGTCTCTTAACACGCATAGACAACAAAaaagtacacacaaacacaaacataccaGCTAAATCATCAGAATACAAAGGTCTGTGCACATGTTTTTGGTAACATGCCTCCTTTTCTGTGAAGAGCAGGGTTAGTGTGCATACTACAGTACTGAATCTAATGAGAAACTAGCTGCTTTTATTATCGCACACGTGATCCCCTCGCTCAGAAGATGCCTCGGCTCGAGATGCCTGGAAGACTAGACAGATTTGGCATTTCATGTGGAAGTTCCTACATGAAAATCCCTCTTCCTTCATGTCAAACACTCAACATCAGCAATAAATCATCTCAAGGTGTtggaaaatgtttaaaaaaaaaaaagcaaattgtGTGTAACCCTGAGAATGGGCTTGAGAGGTTATATGCCTCGGTCCAGATACCTCAGTCAGTAAGAGCTTAAGACCAAATATcctttgttttatatttgtgcTCTCACTTTAAAGGGAAATAGAGTTGATATTCTCTTGGCCTATTCTTATTTATCGATATCAGCCAGTCTACTTGGCCGATTAACAAAAGCGTTAGCGCCAAAATCTACCGGTAGTCTAGTCAATGGATAATAGACATGTTCtggtttgtatttttaagtGGATTTTTGAATTAATTCAGTATTAAAAggtcattttatttaacatataatatatCATATACTGGCATTATATTGACCATCGGCCACCCTGCTCTCAGACATCAGCATTGGCTATGGAAAAACCCATATTGGCTTGCAAATGAGACGGTTCCCAATCAAGACAATAGGTACAAACAGAAACTGAAAATAACACTCCCCTTAACAGTGCCATTACAACATTGCCACAAAGAATATTTGGTCTTCAGCTTTTAAACCTGACCAGCACTACCaccactacacacacacaagccaAATCCCACTGTAGCTCCTGTTGCCACTACAGTCACATCTCCAGACTATTCAACACAGATTGAAAATATTGTACAATGCGCTATATACACACTGTGTGTATGCAAACACCTCCTGTATATGaacatgtctttttttattaaaaaaaactgcagtattaaattatgtgaacaaaaagaaaaaggtttTGGATGACAACCAATTTCTCTAGAGGTTAGATTTCATAAAGCCCTTACAATATGTAAAGGTCTCCAGCGAGAGTGGCCTGTCCCGCAGTGTGGAAATGGGAACCGTCCTGGGGGGAGGGTGTGGAAGGGGCTCCTCTATGCACTGGGTGTGGGGTTCAATGTGGAGCCGTTGCTTCCTGGGATGGTCAGACCGATCTCATCTTCTTTCTCTTTGAGTTTCTCTTTCCCCTCATCTTTCAGATCTTCTTTGAGAGGGCACACCTCCACAGATTCGGGGCCCGTGGTGGCGTATCGTCCCTTGCGGTGCTCCTGGAGAGCAGGGCCCCAGTCCAGATCAGGCTTCAAGGAGTTCTTCAAGCGCTGCAGAGGTAAGAGTTGGTTTAACAACTGTTGAATTTTGTTTGGAAGGATTGGCATACTTTAAAGCTAAAACCAAAGATTTTTTCAGGAAAAATATAGTACCATGATCAATTTCttttccttaaagggttagttcacctaaaaatgaacattttttcatcaattactcatcctcatgtcattccaaactcataacactttcgttcatcttcgaaacacaaatttagatattttaaatgaaatctgagatatgtgtaacacacgagaatgaacctcattggatctcgcacatcaagcaagcttgagcttccatttatcATGTCTGATGTGTGAGtagatgaatgtttatgtgaataaaagcctaaattcagtctgttcatcatataaagtgatcgagtctcttcagaacaTTTTGGACTAAACTATTTAGTGAAACTAATCAATTCATAAGGATTACTTtcacgatctctttatgaacttgttgaagcatcaaagtggtagttgcatggactatcaatggagggacagaaatctctctctaagatttaattaaaatattttaatttgtgttaagCCTTGCAGGTTCGgatcgacatgagggtgagtaattgatgacagaattttcttttctgggtgaactaaccctttaaagtatatTCAGATAGAGTAGCAGAACAAAAAAACTAGATAAGGCTGAACAAGGAGGAAATTTACTCCAGTACTATAGGTGGCGCAATTCACTGGCTTCTCAGACATTTCCAAGAAGTATTTGGTTAGTTATGTTATTTCAACATGTCGGCACATGAAATGATCCATTCcacataaaaaagaaattaaaaaaagtctaaatactATGAATTACTAAAAATTGTTTGCTATTATTAGGCTATGGACTTCACTGGACTCTTTGATGCATGTAAGCGTACTTGAGTTTGAACATTTTTCTAAAGTATTATTAATGGCACTTAAAGCAGAACACATCTTACCTCTACAAATGTAGATCCCTCAGACACAGCAATCTTGAACAGAGCATAGATAGGTATACAGATAACTGAAGACAAAGCCATGGCAAACCCAATGATCAATGACCAACTAGGGTACACATAGTCATTGTAGGTAATAGGCTTGTACTGTATCACAGTAAAAATCAGAATGAActgtgaagagagagagacaaaaaggATTAGTTTGAACAATATAGTTTTAACGATACCTGATTCGGTCAAATTTGAAATCAGAAAAACCTCTTACAGTAATAATTAAAGGAGACACAAATCTCCAGCAGATCCTGAAGAAGATTGGAGGAGGGAAGCCTAGCATCATCTCCACATCTTTAAAATAGTTCTTGTGACCTGGGTGGAAACACAACATGGAAATTAACACCTTGGTTTACATCCAGCTACTGTGGCCTTTATATACAGCATGTAAAAAGTGACTTAGAGGACTCACCATAGACATACATTATACAGATGCACATAATGCAAGAGATGACGACCAGAGAGAAACTGGCAGCGTAGTTGTCCATAAGCAGCAACCAGTATATCCCCGCCTACATCGCACACAGCACAACAATCAATCCATGGATGAAGgacatgtgtatgtgtgtgtgtttgctcaaATGTGTTTGTTACTCACCCGTGTGGTCAGCGGCACTCCCAGGAGGAAGCCTATTATAGCGATTCCGAGCGTGACGTAGGTCTTATTTCTGATAATCCAGTCAGTTCCAATCTCATCTACTATAGCCGTCACCAGAGTCTCCAGTAGACAGAACTACACCAAcattgaacagaaaaaaaataaataaataaggaatTGTATATCACTTTTTTACATAAACTGCTAGTTAAACAAGACATTTCCTGAAAGAAATACTAGTGCTGGCAAAGCAGTAAATTAATAATGCaggtaaaattgtaaaaaacaaaaacaatatacagtacataaaagGAGAATGGGAAAGAAATTGGTCCTTTTGTGTCCTTTCCTTTTCCCTTTTTTAAACCAGAAATGAAATATGGAAGATGCAGTTTCTTCTTTATTGattctaacattaattaataGAATAAGCAGatacaaattaatttgttaAGAATCTtgtatggttaaaaaaaagtacactttaaaatatagtttgaaTGGAGTCCTCCAAGTGGTTTAGGTTgaattatactttttttcagcaaggtcACATTAAATTGATGGAAAaactgaagacatttataaggatacaaaagatttcaaataaataatcttcttttgaactttctaagtctgtttgcacaaaaatattaagcagactgacactgaagactggagagccttggtgagcataatagactctttcaaaaacataaaatcctAAACTTTTGATCGATAATTTCAGAAAATTGTgatgaagaaaagaaagaatgttttttaaaaagtgctaaACTTTTCAAAAgtgcaaaaaatgaaaatgttacaaaacaagAGGAATACCTGAGTGCCGAGGCCCAATAAAATGAGCATAAAGAAGAAAAGCAGGGACCAGAGTGGCGATATGGGCAGAAGTGTTAGAGCCTCTGGGTAGGCCACGAATGCCAGGCCTGGACCATGATCGGCCACCTCTGACACATCCACCCCAAGATGATGAGCCATAAATCCCAGGATGGAGAAGATAACAAAGCCAGCGTACACACTGGTACCACAGTTTGTTACACTGATGATGATACTGTCTCTGTTTGAACACACAAATCATTATGTTTGCAATCATATCTGGAACTGAAATTCTTGTATtcctttatttcagttaacacaAGTTAAAAGTTCTTCTATGCATGTATCCCTACAAGCCACATGGGGGTGCTACAGAGTAATGCATACTAAAAGCAAGTCACCAATCAATTACAATACAGAGCTTTTGTTCAATACTCAAAATACTCAGTACTTACAGGtttttaaaatgacacattAGCAGAAAAACAACATGGATGAATTATTACCTGAAACAGTTATTGTGGAACTTGTTATATGACGCCATGGTGATAAGCCCACCCCAGGCGCAGCCAAGAGAATAGAAAATCTGAGAGGCAGCATCCCCCCATAcctacaaaacacaaaatatacattattatgTATAGCCTCAGTGATTACTTGCAATTATGCACAAGTTTGCTGATGTACAATGTACAGACCTTGGCATCCAGAATTTTCTGCCACTGAGGGGTCAAATAGTATTTGATACCACTGACGGCTCCTTCAAGAGTGATTCCTCTGATGAAGAGAATGGTCAGCACCACATAAGGGAAGGTCGCTGTGAAATACACTACCTGATGAAAGACATAACATTAAAACTCCGTAAGAAAAACATGCCTAAAATTGAATGTATGGTAAGCAGTGTTgtttaagtattatttattataatatagtatttattaatattttgaataagctttttatgtatattttagtttaattttagtttatgttttagtaatttttgcttttgccatatttctatctagctttcatttttttctttaatttattttatttcagttagttgctaggacagcatttctaatttttgtgcaagtttttttaagtttaagtttttagtctaatatttacatttgaatttatttcagctctatttcaatggacaaaaacaattttattgtaGGTTTTAGTTATGACAACATTATAAAATTCTGAAGTAAATCTCTGAAAGTTGTACACGAAGGCCGTCCGAAATCACCCCCTGTACCCTAACATAAGGCACCATTTAAGGGGACAGCTATTTGTAGTGGTATCCGAAACAATAGCGgacgttatcgagtgcactcattcaatcccacaatgcacctcaataacgagtgtacaattGATATACGCTTAACgtctagagaatacccataatgcactgtgaaagtCGCGGcaaatgaattcccgcgtctgaccagaagatggcgcccgcgGCCGAATTATCCATCCATGACCCGCTGGACTAATGTGGGTACAGTGTAATATCATACAGATATAAAtccctttttaattgattattaaattgtttaattaaggtttatacatgctagtttccatgacagagttcaagataaatcttttcatcttactactggagctgccagtttgccaagtttcaaataattaataaacagGAAGAACAAACTATGCAAACGTGGCAGCCCTTTAGGCGCACTCAATGTTTGAATACACtaactcgttttcattcactctctcAAGTGAACTATCTTAGTGGACTAAtatagggaatagtgaatgagggtatagggggcgatttcggacacagccttttttttaaaaactacaatGACCTGCAGTGGATTCAAGATCATTCAAGATAAGGATTTTAGCAATCATGAGCAGTGTTgtttaagtattatttattataatatagtatttattaatattttgaataagctttttatgcatattttagtttaattttagtttatgttttagtaatttttgcttttgccatatttctatctagctttcatttttttctttattttatttcagttagttgctagggcagcatttctaatttttgtgcaagtttttttaagtttaagtttttagtctaatatttacattttaatttatttctgctCTATTTCAATagacaaaaacaattttattgtaGGTTTTAGTTATAACAACACTATAAAATTCTGAAGTAAATCTCTGAAAGTTGTACACGAAGGCTGTCTGAAATCACCCCCTGTACCCTAAAATAAGGCACCATTTAAGGGGACAGctacgacacagttcctcaacaaccgtccataccgccgtgatgaatacgatcctcaattggatggagctggaataaatactttgaatgttgcgatcctgtcggacttatgatagctacctgaattgtaacaaagcactgttggccagaggagaactggccccccaactaagcctggtttctcccaaggtttttttctccatttaaacacctatttgccacttgtctgccacctgatgtcacctgatggagtttgggttccttgccactgtcgcctttggcttgcttagttggggacacttgacatttgacttgacatttgattttcaacagtgctttgatctgcctgcattgacactattcttttaagagctgctgtgcagccaaatattgtaccagttatcaatgtaaagctgctttgacacaatctacattgtaaaaagcactatataaataaaggtgacttgacttgactatttgTAGTGGtatccgaaaccatagtggatgttatcaagtgcactcattcaatcccacaatgcacctcaataacgagtgtacaatcGATATACGCTCAACgtctagagaatacccataatgcactgtgagagtctgaccagaagatggcgcccgcagctgaatcatccatccatgaACCGCTGGACTAATGTGGGTACAGTGTAATATCATACAGCTATAAAtccttttttaattgattattaaattgtttaattaaggtttatacatgctagtttccatgacagagttcaagataaatcttttcatcttactactggagctgccagtttgtcaagtttcaaataattattaaaccgCAAGAACAAACTATGCAAACGTGGCAGCCCTTTCGGCGCACTCAGTGTTTAAATACACtaactcgttttcattcactctctcAAGTGAACTATCTTAGTGGACTAAtatagggaatagtgaatgagggtatagggggcgatttcggacacagcctttttttaaaaactacaatGACCTGCAGTGGATTCAAGATCATTCAAGATAAGGATTTTAGCATTCATGAGAATCGATCTTGTGAGCTTGGCGAATGGATGTTCTACTCACCTTGCCTGATGACTTGACTCCTCGAATAAGACAGAGGAACACAACCACCCATGACACAGCCAGACATCCCAGGATAGGCAGGCGCACCTCCCCAAAGTTCCCAATGCCGTCAGAGATATTCAGTACATAGTTTCTGAGAGGGCAAAACCAGTAAAGGAGGGATGTGAGAGAGTGCAGGATGTAGATAAATCATTAATTGTTCACTCATCAAAATTATCACGCTAATCTAAGATCTTGCCTTTAGATAAAAAGCATTGTGAGCATCAAAAATAACCTCAGCCACACAATGAATGAGTTTACAGAAGGCAAGAACAAGAATGTCTTTCATACCACAGGGACAACACAACCCAGAGAGCACAAACCATTTATAAAGATGTTGAACGGTCCACACACGTCTCATGGTCAAAGCCTTGTATTCTCTGACCGCTGGCAGTAAAGTGAAGCATTCATTCCAAACCATATACCACATACAATCACAACCACACTcttggaaaaacaaaacattctgtGCCTTTCTGTCCCATTGTCTTGTTATGTCAGCCTATGTAGTGTTCATACATCATTCAACAAACACATCTGTCAAGTCCAACGCACAAAGATCCAAACATCATGACAAATTGCATGACTCCTGCAAACATGTATTAATTACCAGCTTTCAATTATTAACCTGTCATGCATTTTAAGTACTGACGAGTAACGGATTGACAACATAAATACAAATGCTGGGAAGAAAAGACCCAGAGACAATTGcgtacagggctt
Encoded here:
- the slc6a9 gene encoding sodium- and chloride-dependent glycine transporter 1 isoform X1, whose amino-acid sequence is MSESNSSAACMADQNGAVPGEPVKKDENSRRGNWGNQIEFVLTSVGYAVGLGNVWRFPYLCYRNGGGAFMFPYFIMLVFCGIPLFFLELSFGQFTSLGCLGVWKVSPMFKGVGYGMMVVSTYIGIYYNVVICIAFYYFFMSMTNLLPWTYCNNPWNTPDCSGVVGTPRANATFANVSAVVSGVTEIVNRTKRTSPSEEYWRNYVLNISDGIGNFGEVRLPILGCLAVSWVVVFLCLIRGVKSSGKVVYFTATFPYVVLTILFIRGITLEGAVSGIKYYLTPQWQKILDAKVWGDAASQIFYSLGCAWGGLITMASYNKFHNNCFRDSIIISVTNCGTSVYAGFVIFSILGFMAHHLGVDVSEVADHGPGLAFVAYPEALTLLPISPLWSLLFFFMLILLGLGTQFCLLETLVTAIVDEIGTDWIIRNKTYVTLGIAIIGFLLGVPLTTRAGIYWLLLMDNYAASFSLVVISCIMCICIMYVYGHKNYFKDVEMMLGFPPPIFFRICWRFVSPLIITFILIFTVIQYKPITYNDYVYPSWSLIIGFAMALSSVICIPIYALFKIAVSEGSTFVERLKNSLKPDLDWGPALQEHRKGRYATTGPESVEVCPLKEDLKDEGKEKLKEKEDEIGLTIPGSNGSTLNPTPSA
- the slc6a9 gene encoding sodium- and chloride-dependent glycine transporter 1 isoform X3 → MDSRKNGAVPGEPVKKDENSRRGNWGNQIEFVLTSVGYAVGLGNVWRFPYLCYRNGGGAFMFPYFIMLVFCGIPLFFLELSFGQFTSLGCLGVWKVSPMFKGVGYGMMVVSTYIGIYYNVVICIAFYYFFMSMTNLLPWTYCNNPWNTPDCSGVVGTPRANATFANVSAVVSGVTEIVNRTKRTSPSEEYWRNYVLNISDGIGNFGEVRLPILGCLAVSWVVVFLCLIRGVKSSGKVVYFTATFPYVVLTILFIRGITLEGAVSGIKYYLTPQWQKILDAKVWGDAASQIFYSLGCAWGGLITMASYNKFHNNCFRDSIIISVTNCGTSVYAGFVIFSILGFMAHHLGVDVSEVADHGPGLAFVAYPEALTLLPISPLWSLLFFFMLILLGLGTQFCLLETLVTAIVDEIGTDWIIRNKTYVTLGIAIIGFLLGVPLTTRAGIYWLLLMDNYAASFSLVVISCIMCICIMYVYGHKNYFKDVEMMLGFPPPIFFRICWRFVSPLIITFILIFTVIQYKPITYNDYVYPSWSLIIGFAMALSSVICIPIYALFKIAVSEGSTFVERLKNSLKPDLDWGPALQEHRKGRYATTGPESVEVCPLKEDLKDEGKEKLKEKEDEIGLTIPGSNGSTLNPTPSA
- the slc6a9 gene encoding sodium- and chloride-dependent glycine transporter 1 isoform X2 gives rise to the protein MEAKQFAGILNGAVPGEPVKKDENSRRGNWGNQIEFVLTSVGYAVGLGNVWRFPYLCYRNGGGAFMFPYFIMLVFCGIPLFFLELSFGQFTSLGCLGVWKVSPMFKGVGYGMMVVSTYIGIYYNVVICIAFYYFFMSMTNLLPWTYCNNPWNTPDCSGVVGTPRANATFANVSAVVSGVTEIVNRTKRTSPSEEYWRNYVLNISDGIGNFGEVRLPILGCLAVSWVVVFLCLIRGVKSSGKVVYFTATFPYVVLTILFIRGITLEGAVSGIKYYLTPQWQKILDAKVWGDAASQIFYSLGCAWGGLITMASYNKFHNNCFRDSIIISVTNCGTSVYAGFVIFSILGFMAHHLGVDVSEVADHGPGLAFVAYPEALTLLPISPLWSLLFFFMLILLGLGTQFCLLETLVTAIVDEIGTDWIIRNKTYVTLGIAIIGFLLGVPLTTRAGIYWLLLMDNYAASFSLVVISCIMCICIMYVYGHKNYFKDVEMMLGFPPPIFFRICWRFVSPLIITFILIFTVIQYKPITYNDYVYPSWSLIIGFAMALSSVICIPIYALFKIAVSEGSTFVERLKNSLKPDLDWGPALQEHRKGRYATTGPESVEVCPLKEDLKDEGKEKLKEKEDEIGLTIPGSNGSTLNPTPSA